One genomic segment of Bacteroidota bacterium includes these proteins:
- a CDS encoding glycosyltransferase: MERLTHIVFTVTNDLNYDQRMQRISSTLADNGYKVTLVGFNKKNSQHLSNQNFDQERIHVLFKKGKLFFIEYNIRLFFWLLFRKFDIYGAIDLDTVMPVFINAKLKGKICVYDAHEFYEELPELVDRPVIQKFWKIVAMIFLSRIKNNYTVSQSIADALANKYKQSYSVIRNVPILQNESSKQYAKQNQILYQGALNKGRGLEELIDAMEIINGDLIIAGEGDLSNEIKAFADGKNYSNRIHFTGLLSPEALKKKTIQAKVGVNLVAHLGLSYYYSLSNKFFDYIQAGIPQVTMNFPEYKLINDQYNIAILIDALTKEKIAEAVNALLFNTTLYNTLSENTQSAKQELNWSNEQKKLLEFYKHVQ, from the coding sequence GTGGAGAGGTTAACTCATATTGTATTTACCGTTACTAATGATTTGAATTATGATCAGCGGATGCAGCGTATAAGCAGCACTCTGGCGGATAATGGTTATAAGGTAACTTTAGTCGGATTCAATAAAAAAAACTCACAGCATTTAAGTAATCAAAACTTTGACCAAGAAAGAATTCATGTATTATTTAAAAAAGGAAAACTGTTTTTTATTGAATATAATATTCGTCTTTTCTTTTGGCTATTGTTTCGCAAATTTGATATTTATGGTGCTATAGATTTAGATACGGTGATGCCTGTTTTTATCAATGCGAAATTAAAAGGTAAAATATGTGTGTATGATGCACATGAATTTTATGAAGAGCTTCCGGAGTTAGTGGACAGACCTGTAATTCAAAAATTTTGGAAAATCGTTGCAATGATCTTTTTGTCGAGAATAAAAAATAATTATACAGTTAGTCAATCAATAGCTGATGCGCTTGCCAATAAATACAAACAATCTTATTCGGTAATTCGTAATGTTCCAATTTTGCAAAATGAAAGTAGTAAACAATATGCAAAACAAAATCAAATACTTTATCAAGGCGCATTAAATAAGGGGAGGGGTTTAGAAGAACTTATTGATGCAATGGAAATAATAAATGGAGATTTAATAATAGCAGGAGAGGGGGATCTTTCAAATGAAATCAAAGCATTTGCTGACGGGAAAAACTATAGTAACCGCATACATTTTACAGGATTATTATCGCCGGAAGCATTGAAGAAAAAAACAATACAGGCTAAAGTAGGAGTTAATCTTGTAGCGCATTTAGGTTTGAGTTATTATTATTCACTTTCCAATAAATTTTTCGATTATATACAGGCTGGCATTCCTCAGGTAACAATGAATTTCCCGGAATACAAACTTATAAATGACCAATACAATATTGCAATTCTGATTGATGCATTGACAAAAGAAAAAATTGCAGAAGCTGTAAATGCATTGCTTTTCAACACCACTTTATACAATACACTTTCGGAAAATACCCAATCTGCAAAACAAGAATTAAATTGGAGCAATGAACAAAAGAAATTGTTAGAATTTTACAAGCATGTCCAATAG